The following is a genomic window from Merismopedia glauca CCAP 1448/3.
CCCTGCTGATAATCGTTTTTTGTTGACTGGTAATCCTTTCAAATCGTATAAAGATATAGCATAGGTGTTAACATCTATCGACAATCGATGAACTAGATCTGATTTATGCAACAGATATAAAAAACATTCAGTTACAACTGATTCGAGTTGATTGAGTTTACGCAATGTCAGTTTTTGTTTAAAAAGTTGGAGTGTTTCTTGTACTTTAGTCGCAGTTTTAATAATGTGTTCGCCATCGCTTTTATCGATAGTTTCTTCACTATACTTGGCTAATTCTTTCTTACTTTTTTGGATATTAGTTTCTATTTCGGCTAACTCGCGCTTGCATGAATCGTATGCAGTCTGAATTTTAGATAAAGCTTTTTGACTTTTCGTAACAGCATCGCTCAAAGTTGCATATAATTCTGGTGCTGCACTTAAAGCTAACTGCCTTTCTGTCGCCTCCATTTTTAATTCTAAGTCTTTTACTTTAGCGATTTCATTTCGAGTTTGATTCTGAGTTTCTAGCAATTCGTGATTAATTGTCAAATCTAATTGCTTGAAAGTATCTAAATCTAGATGTAAATATGGTTCTTGCTGATAGACTGACTGTTGTTTAATTTCCTGATTTTCCCGTTCTAAAAAATCATTAATTAGATTGACTTTATCCGCATCAATTTGTAAATTAGAGATATATGATAAGAGGCGTTGATTTTGTTTTTGGGTGACTTGAAGAGCGATTTGAGCCTCAGCAGTTTTGATTTCGGTTTCGGCTTGCGATCGCGCTTGTTCTAGTAAAGGAGCAATTAATTGCAAAGGTAAAGTATGAGCGGCAAATTCAATCAGGAGAGAACGCGATCGCTCTATTTGTGCTGATAAATCTTGTACTTTACTTTCTAATTGACTCTTTTCTGCGGCAATTTTTCCACCTTCTAACAGAAACTTTTCGTTAGCCAAATCTTGTTGTTCGCGAGATTGTTGTAATTGCGATCGCAGGGTTTTTAATTCTGCTTCTTTTGCTAAATACTTCTGGCGATCGACTTCTAACTTACTTTCAATTTCTTCAATACTTTTTAAAGACTTTGCCGAAACCAAAGCTTTTCTTTTACGACTAACTAATATTTCTAAATCTATACTTAATTTCTCAGCTAATTCAAGACCTAAAAGAGATTGAATTGCTTCTACAACTGCTGCGGGAGGTGCATCTAATTCTGCTAATTCTTTGACTTGTTCCCCATCAAAAAGAAAGAGATTAGAGATTCCTAATGGCAATAGATCTTCTACTACCTCATCCCAATTTTCGGTATAGTATTGGTCTTTCCAATCATCGACTAAAATACCCAAACTATCTTTTTCATTGCGATCGGACTTGCGCCATTTCCTGACAATCCGAAACTCAACCGGAACGTTCTCTAAAATGTGTTCAAACAATAATTCAACAATCGTTTCTTCTTCTGCTTTAGCCTGTTTATTAACGGATTGATTCAAAAAGTCACTATAACTTAAATTCCCTCTACTAGAACATTGCGCGCGCTGTCCGTATAAAGCCAAGCGAATCGCATCCAGGAAAGTAGTTTTCCCACCTCCATTCATGCCACCAATTAATATTATTGGGCGAAATTTTCCCTCAGCATCTTGAGATTCCACATAACCGATTTCTGGACGTAAATTAATAATTTGCCTGCCATAATAACCACCAAAGTTCTGTAAAACTAACTCTAAAAATATCACTTAGCTATCTCGCGCAATCTTAGATTTTTCTGATTTAATTTTCACTATTAATCTTCATCATTACCCAATTCTATCTCGGATTTCCGAAACTTTCTACTCGCCCAACTATTGCCAGAAGCTTGTCCTAGAGTAAGCTGTTTTACTGTATCAACATCACCCTGACTAGCAGCAGTTTTTAGATTGCGTCTGTAATGAGCATCTGCAATAGCTTTTTCTGGAGATCTAGAACTGGTATCAAAGCATTTTTCTAAAGCTTCATAGATACCAACTCGACGAGCCATAGTCTTATATTGACGCTCTGTATCTAACAGTTTAGACATCAATTCTAAGTGCATTCCATCATCATCGCATATTTCTTCTAACACTGTCCATTCATCAGTACCCAAAAGGCGATTATCTGCACCAGGACGAGGATCTTGAAATTCTTCTCCAGTAACTTCTTTATAAATGCGGGGCAAACTATCATCGAATTCGTGTTTTTCTTCTAACCAAATGCGTCTAATTTCACTTAATTCTTCGAGATTAATTAAAGTGATATCTCGCATCTGTTGGGGACCATTTTGACGAATTCCTGTTTGCGCTGTCAGCACTTTTCTTAGCCAATTTTCCCGCCATATTTTAGTATAAGGTCCAGGAATGGGTACTACTTCTGTTTCCCCATCTACTTGACGTTCAAAAAGTTGCACGTTACCCCAAATTCGTCGAAAGTCCCGTTTATCATGGTCATCTTGAACATCTAACTCGTTTCTAATATCTAATAGCGGCTGCATCCACTCTTTTTCTTCATCATTTTGGATCATCGCTTCCATTGACTTGTCTTTACTAACCATCGTACACACCCAGCAGCCGAAGCGAGAATCGCCACAACTGGGAGTAGATGTATCGACAACGAGGGGACATTCATTATCTGCTGTCGCACCTCTATACATCGTAAATAATTCTTTGTTACTTTGTCCCCAAGGGTTTTCCCACTGCATGAGGTAAAGCCAAACTTCATCGTTACGCCAATCTTCTATGGGAGTGTAGATCAGGGAGTTAGGGAGGCTGGCGTTTGGGCTGAGGTGATCGCGTACCCTGCCTGCTTGGTGTTTTTCCATTGTTGCAGCACGTTTGCTACTTTCCGCTTTACGAGTACCCAAGACTAGAATGGTTTCGCCACTAGCTCGTACCATTTCTCTAATAAAGTGGTTGGCTGGATTTATTTTTAATCGCGAAGTACACCACCTAAATTGGTTGCGAGGTGCTGGGTAGCCTTTGCCTATCAAGTTTACCCAAAAGCTGTCTTGAGTTGCGGGTTGGAGTAAATGAGCTTCTATGGGTATGCTCCTATCTTTGGCGACAGTTTTGAGTTGCTCTAAAGACTGTCTTACCCAAGCAGAAACGATGGGGTTCTCTACCAGAGTATCTGTCGTAATAACGTGGATAGTTTTTTTTCGTTTTTCAGATGGTAGAGCAGCGATCGCATTCCAAATGAGTTGCAATACTGTACTGGAATCTTTGCCCCAAGAGACACCTATAATCCAGGGAATTCGATCTAGACAATATAATTCCTGAATTTCCGTAGTTAGCATTTGTATATCTTCTACTAATTCAGCAAGACTACGCTTATTCTGACTTTGTTTACTTGTTTCTTTCGCGATAGTCATTTTTCCTCTAACTTCTCAAATACGAAGGCTTTCGGCTTCAACTGTTACTTTATGAGATTTTTACGACTTTATTGATGTCTTTTTGCTTATGATAGGGAATGTTCAATTGTACTTCTTTGTTAAGCTACTTAGGAAATCTATATTGTGACATGGCTACAGGCCAATAATGCTGTAGAACAGCTAAGCCAAAATGTTATTTTGTACGACTTGGGGCAAATGCGCGATAATAGTAGCGTTTTAAAGCGTATACCTCATAATGTTAGCGGTATTTATGCTTGGTATCGTGGCTTTCACCTCGATCCTGCAACTAGAGACAACCCCGAAGTATTCGTTAACTTTTTACTTAGCGAGCTTTCTAAAGCTCACTCTGTTGCCAGGGAAACAAAACTTCCGCCAGCACATAAAATATTACTCCAACCAGAAACTTCTTTCCATAAAGAAATCCTCCTTAGACAGTTGGCGAAAGAGCCATCTTTTCGCCAATTACTCTTTACGCTACTGAATAATTCTCTAATTTTTCAGCAGCCTTTGTATATAGGAAAAGCTATAAATATTTACTTCAGAATTCGTACTCATCTTGCTGAAGGGAGCATTTTGAGAGAGAGACTGAGCCACGCTGGGCATAATATTAATAAATGTCGTCTTTTGCTTATTTTCACCCCAAACAACTTGCCAAACTCTACTATTAGTTATGAACAGGAAGAGCAAGAAGATGATGTTACAGAAGAGAGTGAAATTTCTCAATTAGAATCCGAAGTATTAGTTGAAGATATTCTGTCTAGGCTATTTCTACCATCATTTACACTTAGATACGGTTGATCGAAAATGATTATATTTCCCAATGATGAGCGGAGATCGAGATATAATAAACCACTTTATGGATTGACAGGTATTTATACTTTATCCGAAGGAATAGCTATTCCTTACTTTCTTTCATTAGTTGAAATTAATCGCGCTATTGATGAGCTTAAAATCGCAGAACAAGTTCCCGCTTCATTAGACACACAATGGTCCTTGAAAGAGCTTTTTCAACGAGAAATTGATGAAAAAAGAGTGGAAGACGATATCGTTAAAGGCTATCTTTTAGATCCTAAAAAATTAAAGTTTTTCAATGCTATTACTATTGTATTAATGCCAAGATCGGGGAATGACAAGATCCAAAATACTTTTGAACATGATACTAGTACCGATTCTCCACCAATCCCTTGGGATGGAACAGATACAGAGGATTCTCAATGGAATCATCCAAAAGCTAAGGTAGCAAATTTCGGCGGAGTTCAATTCATTTCTATTGGCTCACAGGCTAGATTGCGTTGGGATGAAGATAAAGTTTTGGCAGTAGCTGTTGATGGGCAACATCGTTTATGGGCACTTCGTACTTTCAGGGAAGATCAAAAGTTTCGAGGCGGCACTCTTCGTACTATTGAGTCACAAACAAAAATTCCAATTATGTTTGTTTTACTTCATCCCAGTGCAGGATTTGAAAATAAACAAAGTGAAGCTGACTATTCTATTAGAGGAATTGCACGTGAATTATTTACTGATTTAAATAAAAATGCTAAAACAGTAGATAAAGCTAGAGAATTAATACTTGATGATAAAAATATTAACGCTCAATGCGTCAGAACCTTAGTAACAGAAAAAACTGGAGAGGATTCTGACAATAGAATTCCCCTTTCTCTTGTAAGATGGCAAGACGACTCGAATAGATTTGATAGTTCGTATTATCTCAATTCTCTAGTACATTTAGATTTACTGATCTCAGCAATATTGGATCTTAAACCACCACGAGATCCGATGGATAAAAAGCAAGTCGAGCAGTTTATTAAAAGTATTGACTCTGCACTTGGTATAAACGGAAGTGAAGTAGAGTATGAAGGACGCTCTCTTTCTAGATATTATCAAGAAGATTACTGTGATGAAGATGGAGAACCCGATACACCGTTTGCACGTTTACCAGAGAATTATTTAGACTCAGCAATAAAAGGCTTTAAAGCCAATTTCCGTCATTGGCTACTCCAATTATTATTGGAATTCAACCCTTACCACAATTTATTAAAATATGCTCGCGAACATAATTTAATAGAGGGAAAATTTGGTAAGTTTCAAGCACAAACTAGCAAACACAAAGGAATTATTAAAGAACAAGAAATTGCCAGAGATAGCGATTGGCATAACCGAGAAGTATTAACCCACCAAACGGCGATCGCGGCAATGAAAGAAAATCAATGGGCATTCAAAGCAATCTTTCAGAAAGCGATGGTTCGGCTAGCCAGGATGGTAGAGTTTGAATATAAAGGTAAAGATCCAAATTTAGGTAATGTAAGTGATGTTTTGAAATTTTTAGATCGCCTCTACGATAAAAGTGTTCTGAAAGTAGATACGAACTTACCTAATTACCCATTCAAGTTATGGACATTTATATCTATTAATCCAGGAAATGACAAAATTAAAGTCGCTAAAACTATAGAAGATAGAATATTTTGTCTGTTATGCTTGTGGTACTTTGGTTCGCGCAAAGTAGAAATAGATATGAAGAAAGGTGACAAGATTTTATCACCACGCAAGTTGTTAAACTTTTTCGCTGCTGATACTAATAAAGCTTATTGGGCTGACTGTAGTCAGGCATATCAAACAGTATACAAAGGGTTTGACACGAATGCCTTTTATGGAAAAGAGCATGACAAAATTCAGAAGGATAAAAAAGATGATATGGTGCGCGATAGGTTTTCTGCTGTGCTTGTGATGGGTTTACCCGAATCATATAACCCACATCCCGAAAAACAGCAATCTGTGGAAGAAGAAATATAAACTTAATAGTACACTTACCAAGTAGTTAAGTGAGAAACTTGCTTAAGTCAAATTCCTCTCTATTTTGATTTTGCTTAAATCTATCAATACTAATAATTAATAGTATTCGTTCTAAGTAATCGACTGCTCCGCGTAATTCATGTTCGAGGATTTCTAAACCACCATTAGCATATTCCTCGAATATTTTAGTGCGTTGATTATCAGCTTGTTCATCATCTGCTAAAATATTTTGATCTTTAATATCACAGATGCTTAATAAATTAACTAGTAACCTGCATTTATGGCTATCAAAATATTCGCGACGAATAGGATCTATAGTTTTTGAAACTTCTTCAAATGGAACTCTTTTGTGCCTTTTTACTCCCAAGGCAGCAGCAAATACTAAAACATCTACATAGGTAGGAAAAACTCCAGTTATGTTATCAGATGCAGCCAAAGCTTTAAGTAAATCTGTTTTATCTCTAGCTACCTTGATTCTACTTTCAGCCACAGTTTTTATGTCTCCAAATATTTAGGTAATTAGCGATCGCCTTCCCTAATCTCCCACCTTTAACCATCCAAATATCTCATTTGCTATCAGAGTTAAAGGTATTTCTTCTAACATGAATAAAGCATCTTTCCCTTGTAACAATTGAGGCTGTTTATCCGATTGAAAGATCAAAACACTTCTATCTTCATAAACTGGTAGGGGCGGGTTTAGCAAATAAATTAATCCGAAGTTATCAATATCAAACAAAACCCGCCCTCTTAAAATTAATCCTATCATCATCTTTCCTTCTTCTAGTCTACTTCTAAAATCTCTGTATATTCAAAGTCATTTGGACTTTGTTTTACTAAGGGATAATCAATCCCGTCTAACTCAATACTATCAGCTTCGCAATCGGGTTTAGGAGAGTAGTAAACTAAGACATATTGCTTCCCAGTTTTGTGAGATATTTCTGCTTGAACTTCTCCGCGCCATTGAGTTTTACTGACTAAAACTACTAATTGATTGGCTAATCTAGGGACGATCTTTGCTACTTGTCGGCGATAGATTTCATCTAAGCTACCAAAGGGTGAATCCATGACAATTGGAAAAGTGCTACTATCAGGCATCATTAAGGTTTTACTTTCACTCCATTCCCGAACTTTGTCGATGATGCTACTAATAAATGATAAACTCAAAATTTGGTTTTCACCAGTAGAAGCGGCGACGATTGATTCTACTCCTGAAGTGTTTTCAACTAAGATTAATTCGTATTTTTCTGTGATTTTGGG
Proteins encoded in this region:
- the dndD gene encoding DNA sulfur modification protein DndD, translating into MIFLELVLQNFGGYYGRQIINLRPEIGYVESQDAEGKFRPIILIGGMNGGGKTTFLDAIRLALYGQRAQCSSRGNLSYSDFLNQSVNKQAKAEEETIVELLFEHILENVPVEFRIVRKWRKSDRNEKDSLGILVDDWKDQYYTENWDEVVEDLLPLGISNLFLFDGEQVKELAELDAPPAAVVEAIQSLLGLELAEKLSIDLEILVSRKRKALVSAKSLKSIEEIESKLEVDRQKYLAKEAELKTLRSQLQQSREQQDLANEKFLLEGGKIAAEKSQLESKVQDLSAQIERSRSLLIEFAAHTLPLQLIAPLLEQARSQAETEIKTAEAQIALQVTQKQNQRLLSYISNLQIDADKVNLINDFLERENQEIKQQSVYQQEPYLHLDLDTFKQLDLTINHELLETQNQTRNEIAKVKDLELKMEATERQLALSAAPELYATLSDAVTKSQKALSKIQTAYDSCKRELAEIETNIQKSKKELAKYSEETIDKSDGEHIIKTATKVQETLQLFKQKLTLRKLNQLESVVTECFLYLLHKSDLVHRLSIDVNTYAISLYDLKGLPVNKKRLSAGEKQLLAIAFLWGLARVSGRKLPVAIDTPLGRLDSSHRHNLVERYFPAASHQVILLSTDTEIGKVEVAQLREQEAIAREYFLRYDGGQHQTVVQEGYFW
- the dndC gene encoding DNA phosphorothioation system sulfurtransferase DndC, coding for MTIAKETSKQSQNKRSLAELVEDIQMLTTEIQELYCLDRIPWIIGVSWGKDSSTVLQLIWNAIAALPSEKRKKTIHVITTDTLVENPIVSAWVRQSLEQLKTVAKDRSIPIEAHLLQPATQDSFWVNLIGKGYPAPRNQFRWCTSRLKINPANHFIREMVRASGETILVLGTRKAESSKRAATMEKHQAGRVRDHLSPNASLPNSLIYTPIEDWRNDEVWLYLMQWENPWGQSNKELFTMYRGATADNECPLVVDTSTPSCGDSRFGCWVCTMVSKDKSMEAMIQNDEEKEWMQPLLDIRNELDVQDDHDKRDFRRIWGNVQLFERQVDGETEVVPIPGPYTKIWRENWLRKVLTAQTGIRQNGPQQMRDITLINLEELSEIRRIWLEEKHEFDDSLPRIYKEVTGEEFQDPRPGADNRLLGTDEWTVLEEICDDDGMHLELMSKLLDTERQYKTMARRVGIYEALEKCFDTSSRSPEKAIADAHYRRNLKTAASQGDVDTVKQLTLGQASGNSWASRKFRKSEIELGNDED
- a CDS encoding DNA sulfur modification protein DndB translates to MIIFPNDERRSRYNKPLYGLTGIYTLSEGIAIPYFLSLVEINRAIDELKIAEQVPASLDTQWSLKELFQREIDEKRVEDDIVKGYLLDPKKLKFFNAITIVLMPRSGNDKIQNTFEHDTSTDSPPIPWDGTDTEDSQWNHPKAKVANFGGVQFISIGSQARLRWDEDKVLAVAVDGQHRLWALRTFREDQKFRGGTLRTIESQTKIPIMFVLLHPSAGFENKQSEADYSIRGIARELFTDLNKNAKTVDKARELILDDKNINAQCVRTLVTEKTGEDSDNRIPLSLVRWQDDSNRFDSSYYLNSLVHLDLLISAILDLKPPRDPMDKKQVEQFIKSIDSALGINGSEVEYEGRSLSRYYQEDYCDEDGEPDTPFARLPENYLDSAIKGFKANFRHWLLQLLLEFNPYHNLLKYAREHNLIEGKFGKFQAQTSKHKGIIKEQEIARDSDWHNREVLTHQTAIAAMKENQWAFKAIFQKAMVRLARMVEFEYKGKDPNLGNVSDVLKFLDRLYDKSVLKVDTNLPNYPFKLWTFISINPGNDKIKVAKTIEDRIFCLLCLWYFGSRKVEIDMKKGDKILSPRKLLNFFAADTNKAYWADCSQAYQTVYKGFDTNAFYGKEHDKIQKDKKDDMVRDRFSAVLVMGLPESYNPHPEKQQSVEEEI
- a CDS encoding DNA phosphorothioation-associated protein 4, translated to MAESRIKVARDKTDLLKALAASDNITGVFPTYVDVLVFAAALGVKRHKRVPFEEVSKTIDPIRREYFDSHKCRLLVNLLSICDIKDQNILADDEQADNQRTKIFEEYANGGLEILEHELRGAVDYLERILLIISIDRFKQNQNREEFDLSKFLT